In Lycium barbarum isolate Lr01 chromosome 9, ASM1917538v2, whole genome shotgun sequence, the DNA window aacacaccctaaaagcTTTTTCAGTTACCATGTGGTTTTGGTTATAATAGGATCTGGTTTCAGTCTCTTTCGTTGCGCTGAAACTTGAAACATGCAGAAGACAGAAGTTGTTTCAATAGAGCTAATAGGTAATGGAATCATCTAGGGGGAAGGAGTACGTGTAATGTGTGCGTTTTGTGATAATAATACGTGGCTCATATTATCAGATGAATCCAAAAATTTCGATACAAGAGAGGGAAAGAAAAGACAAGGGTTGGGTGTGGGGAGGAACAGTGGCTCATGAAAGCACATGTTGCTTTTCaaaaattacatattcatacaAGTAGTTCAATCAAATTCAATATTGTAAAGATCTAGTAATAGACAATACTATTTCACAGCCACAAAACTGAAAATCTTACGTATTAAAGTCTGCTTAATGTCGGTAGTGCAGCAAACACGAATATTTTTTAATTCATACATCAAGGGTTCGTTTGGTTGCCGTTAGGACGacattattcatgtattaaaattaGCATAGATACAAAATTTACTAGCTTTTTAGTTTTGTTGTATAAATTTCAGTACAATAATAACAAGTCCACATAAATAAAATATGTAAAAGTCATGAGTCAAGTTATGCAGAATTATTTTATGTAGGATAAACGATAAAATAGCTAAATCGTACATAAGTAATTCTTATATaatatatttttgtataactaATCTCTGCATTATTAATATCTATATAACTTTAACCAGCAAACGCCCAACCTCTTTGTTACGTGAGATTGAGACAAGgccacaaaaaataaataaaaagaagaaaggtGACCACTATACTAGTCTTTCTCAATGTCCCCATGACAAGTAGGTGCGTGATTCTTAACGTCCATAAAGGAAAATTGGCCCACATGACTACACACCCATGTGTATAAAGCTCTTCCTAGCTAATTCAATGTCCACAACAACATCCACCCTCCTTTATTACTCCATAACCCCATTATTTGTATGGCCATTAACATAGTGTAATTTAGGACTTAATGTTTATGAGCTATGAAGTTTATTATATGTATACACTCAGTAGTTTTCTGAGCAAATATATAGGATTGATCAAAATTATTAAGTTCTGCTGCACCTTACTTCTAATGTTAGCTCCGCTTCTAATCATTAAATCATACTGTATCAGTCACTCATGTCGATGGACACTAATAAATGCAGCATTTACATGACGCGAAACATAGATATACAtgcaaaaattattaaaatttaaTAAATGATATTGTATCTGAAGTCATAATTTTATGAGTACAATTAATTTGGTGCTAATATTTTAAAAGTCGAATGCATCAACTTTAAATCCTGAATGCACCTGATAACATGATACATGATGAAGATGAACTATTAAGTTGAAAGTGTGATTTGTTTGACAGTTATTAAGCTGAAAAATATACGACATGTGTCTTCTATATATTCTTTGGTTGATAATTTGATATGCAATTTTCACTTAGATATTACTTAATTATAgtaaatttatataatttgaTGTTACATCACGTGCATTAAGTTGTTTTCCGGTTAAAATATCAGCTTTCAAATGTTGTCAAAATAAGGCATTTCAACCTGATTAATTACAGTCGTATTCAATACTTCGTTCCTTGATTAATAACAATATTTTATACTTTATTTTCTTCAAAAGCAGTCAACTTTTGACATTGACCAAGTATTAATTAATAAGCACGTCACTAAACAAGCAATTAATTAAATAATCCTTTGAGGGACATCCGATAAGGTAAAAAAAACAAGGAATTGTGTACAGGAATAATTATCATTGTTTGAGATGTATGTCTGAGCTTATAATATAGGTAATCATATGCCAAAATGCCTAATTCccctttaagaaataataattgTTTGAGATGTATGTCTGAGCTTATAATATAGGTAATCATATGCCAAAATGCCTAATTCccctttaagaaataataattgTTTGAGATGTATGTCTGAGTTAATAATTGGGTTAATCATGTGCCAAAATGCCTAATTCtcctttaagaaataataattcGCAGCCGGGACGAGTTTAATTTAATCGGCCCACGGATTTCATACGGACACAGTCCGACCATTCATATAACGCCACGTGTAAAATGAGTAATTAAATCACCAACCAAAATCGTCTTATTGTAAAGCTTATAATTCATTAGAACGATAACTTtgtttaattctttctttttaCAATGGTGACACAACCTCTCAAatctaaattattttcttaaacctAAAACATCTAAGATATTTTGGTGATAAGTAAACTATATTCTTTCTTATTTAGACATTTTAACACATCTTCTTACATGATGTCCAAATCATTTCTTTAGTCAAGCATACAAGAAAATATGAATTTGAGTTGTATAAATATTATTTTGGGTTAAGAGtaaaaaacacacctcaagtatcacattttttttagtttgttATCGGAAGTTGTTCATTTTTCCTACCTAAGCTAACACCAACTAGTTTAAAAAATATACTTCAACTATGAGTTGTTcacttttcctacctaaactaactagtttgcaaaacacacctcaactatgaatttttcatttttcctacctccacccacgaccggtaggtcctgggttcgagtcacactggaggggaagtgtgaaaacactataaatcctcctaaatgggagggaaaaaaaaattaatttacaaAACACATCTCAACTGTCAATTGTTCACATTTAACGTCTATTATAGTCGACCATTGTCTCTATTATTTTTGTAGGTACCTATGAAAGAATGTTAAACACCTTTAATTTAGTAGTCCTAGTAATTATTTTTAGGTAGCACCGACAGAGCAATTAACGGCACCTAGTACTTCCATCTTGTTCTTACCACATCATTTTCCTCGAGACTACAATACTTAAATGCCCACAGAAAACCTTTTTTCTAACTTCATTTTCATCTTTCCCTGTAAATTGGTCTTCATCAATTTCCTTCCATTATTCTTGTGTTGTTAAATTTTGCTGCTTCTTTAGGTAAAATTTTCcctattataaatatatatatatatatttgtgttttCCTAAATATTCGCTTCATAATTCAGTTAAGTCCTCAATCTTGATTTTCTCCAGCTGATGACGTGCTAAACCCTCCGCAATTCACTGATTTTCTCTCTCTGATAGTTTATGACTAACCCCTTTTCTTTTATTGGAAAAAATATAGATACCACTATTTTTAGTTTATTGTTGAGATTTTCTAAACCTGGGTTTTAGGGTTGTAGCTAAAATTAGCACTATTTTCATTGATTCTTGaagttttctggtttttttttttggggtggggctTTTTGTGTACTGGGGTTTTAAGGTTGTAGTAAAGATTCAACCTTTACATGGTTAAAAGGTAGAATTTTGTCAATTTTATGTAATGAGGCGCAGGTCTCCAACATCCGAATGTTCAGATGATTCAATGGAGAAAGGGTTAGGCAAAAATCATCATCCTAGGGTATGTTTGTTAGCTTCATTATCAGGTTTGTTTTGGTTCTTATTGTTGTATTTTCATTTTGTGATTCTTGGGGGTAACCATGTTCAAGATTCACCTAGTTTGGATCCAATTTTCCTTAATTCACAATCAAAAATAACCCCTCAATCCAATCCCATTAATCGTGCCACTATTGGTAGTGCAAAAGTTGAAACTCGCGCGAAAAAGGCACAACCACCTGTTATTCAGCCTGTGATTAGGGATAATAGTACTCGACGACGTCGTGATCCTGAGAGTTATTCTTTTATGAGAGCATTGAGAACTGTAGAGAATAAAAGTGATCCGTGTGGTGGAAGGTACATTTATGTGCATGACCTTCCTCCAAGATTCAATGAAGATATGCTTAAGGAATGTAAAACTCTTAGTCCTTGGACCAATATGTGTAAGTTTACCGCGAATGCTGGGCTTGGACCACAAATGGAGAATGCTGATGGAGTTTTCTCTAATACTGGTTGGTATGCAACCAATCAGTTTGCTGTCGATGTCATTTTTGGCAACCGGATGAAACAGTACGAGTGCCTTACGAATGATTCCTCTCTGGCTGCTGCGATTTTTGTGCCATTTTATGCTGGTTTTGATATTGCTAGGTATCTTTGGGGTTATAATACATCTATGAGGGATGCTGCTTCGGTTGATTTACTTGATTGGCTTCAAAAGAGGCCAGAGTGGAACATCATGGGCGGAAAAGATCATTTTCTTGTGGCCGGTAGGATAACATGGGACTTTAGGAGATTAGATTCGGATTGGGGCAACAAGCTTCTTTTATTACCTGCTGCGAGAAATATGTCGATGCTTGTGGTTGAATCAAGCCCATGGAGTGCAAATGATTTTGGCATTCCATATCCGACATATTTCCATCCAGCAAAGGATGATGAAGTGTTCGTTTGGCAGGACCGGATGAGGAAGCTGGAGAGGAAGTGGCTATTTTGTTTTGCTGGTGGGCCACGGCCCGGAAACCCTAAATCAATCAGGGGGCAAATCATTGACCAATGCAAGGAGTCCAAAGTCTGCGAGTTATTGAAGTGTGGTCAATCAGGGGAGAGTAAGTGTCATTCTCCTAGCAGTATCATGAAGATGTTCCAGAGCACGCTTTTCTGCTTGCAGCCTCAAGGTGATTCGTATACGAGAAGGTCAGCTTTTGATGCTATGTTGGCTGGCTGTATACCGGTTTTTTTCCACCCTGCTTCTGCGTACACGCAGTATACATGGCATCTTCCAAAAAACTACTCAAGTTTCTCTGTTTTCATTTCTGAGAATGATGTTCGTAAGAAGAATATAAGCATAGAGGAAAGGTTAAGTCAAATTCCTCCTGAGAAGGTGAAGGAAATGCGGGAAGCTGTTATAAGTATGATTCCAAGGCTGATTTATGCCGATCCTCGCTCTAAACTGGAGACACTCAAAGATGCATTTGATGTATCAGTTCAGGCAATTATAGAGAAAGTTACAAAGCTAAGGAAAGATATCATCGAAGATCGTAAAGATGATAACTTCATTGAGGAGCTCAGTTGGAAATATGCATTGTTGGATGAAGGGCAAACTCAGATTGGAGCTCATGAATGGGATCCATTTTTCGAAAAACCAAAAGATGGAAGTGCAGAATCTGATAATTCATCAGCAGAAGCCGCTAAAAACTCTTGGAAGAATGAACAGGGACAACACTCATGATGTGAACTTTGACATCTATCACCATCGTCACAGCTTAGAATGAGAGAACTACTAGTTACACGTGAAGTTAGCATCCGATATCAAAACCTGTTTTGGTGAAATTTTAAGAACACTGTGCAGAAGAAAAACATACAGTAATACATTATCCTGCTTCTAATATAAATCTGGTTGTTGTCTTTTCCAATTCTATGTTATTTATTAGTCATTTATTAGCAATAAAATCCATGTCAATACTTTTGATCACCGAATGATGTCTACTCAGTTAGGAACTTCTGTCATTTGATTTTGTGTTATTTCAGTCATGCCTCCTATTGTTAATTGGTGCGACAGAGTGCCAGGTTAAATAAAAGCTTCATTTTGGCTTTTGTCCAATCACGTTGGGGTAAAGATATATCGCACACATATTACATAATGTTTGGAGAAGAATTTGGGTGTATAATTTTGTAGTTTGTGTAGTTAGTTCTCAGATTTGTTGGCTATCTTGCAGCTGAAGTTCTGGTTTTCCTAATAGTCTGCTCTGAGCAATGGGTATTATGATGATCCCCATGTAAACGTTTGCTATACTAATAAGTATTATTTCTTCTCCTTCTTGTGCCATACTCTTGTCACTTAACTGCATTGGGGGAAGTGGTTGTTGGACCTTGTTATCCTTGACTAAACATAGAAGGCAAATTTCTTCCTGCCTGATCAGGTGTTGGTATTGAGGAGAAGCTAACACATTTGTTTCTAAAGTTGGTCCATCTCTCAAGGACAGAACTTGTGTATTAGTTAATCAATCTTTTGTGAACTGAATTATATTTTGCTGCAATATGTGATATTACTATTCTTGAAGCAATGCTGAAAGTGCATAACATTGATGTTACTTGTATCTTTGCTACTTCCTAGTGGGAGGTAGCATGCACTTGATGAAGTAATCGAGGTGTGCGCTTATTAAGAAGTGCATAAGATTGAGATTTGTTcccttttaaccaaaaaaaaaaagatttgttcCCATAGTGTCTTtcttatttttagtttttttttccttcaaattttgtGCAATGAAAGTTGATTATATTGATCGTCCTTTCAACATATGATGATGAGTGGTAGAACTAGTTAGGCCTCCAGAGCCTAGTTCAAGTGGCAATGGTTGGAACAGATTTGAGATTTAGGTCATACGTTCGagatatttaagtggagaaggacTGAGAAGAGGTCTAATTGTCGCCGAGTTTCAAAGGCTATGCTTAGTCTTGACggtcataaataaaataatataaaatgaaTGTTAGAAAGAGTCATCAAATTTGGTCAAGTAGTAGAATCCTCGAATAGTCGAAGGATGACATAGAACATTCGGCGTGTGGGTCCAGAAGCAGCTAATGGTTACCACAAAGTAGCATAAGCAAAATATTCAGTTTATACGACCAAAATGACTAACGTAAGAAACACGAGAGAGGTCTTGCCTATCTGTAATACAATTGCTGGTTCGGTAGCTTACGAGGTAGTTTCTAGGAAAAATTAATGGGAATACCCATGCAATAATAATTATTCCGAAAATAGCTATTTTATAAAATATTACACTTCATTCCTATTTAGGGGAAAATATTGACAAAATACGTAGCAGGTATGTACATAGTAtaccatgacaacaacaacatatccagtgaatATACCATGAGAATATACAATTCACATGTATCGTGCCTAACAATGTGGCTAAACTATTTTATTTTTCTCGAAGATATACGATGTATAAAATTATATTGTGTGATTTTTTATTGAGctttatataaataaataaagataaagtGATTTTCCCACCCACTGGGACCTGGTTAGTCTTGTAGAAGTCCTTAGTTTGTAAGGTTGTCAAATTTAGTTCATGAAATTCACACCGCCCATTTCATTCAAGCTTCGGGGGGTTGGACTGTATATGGCTCAAAATTCGGCGCAACTAAACGTAACCATCCAAAAGCCTGGTACAATTTTGGGCTATCAGTGCTTTTAATATTAGAAAGTTTCTTTTCTTTGACttgttatgtgtatatattttcttTCGGTACGTTGCAAACTCTGTTTATTGGAACAAAATACTTTTATCGGTGATTGAATAAATTATAACAGACGCACAAACAAATAAAAACATAATCCTGAGGTAGTCGGGTTGTGTTGTGACTCTTTATTTAATTTAAATCGGTCTAATTAATCTTGACAGAACTAAACTTTGAGCAAGTTGAGCTATCATCAACTTATTAATCAACTTGCTTTAATTCATTCAAATTTAGCAGGAATTCCTAGATTTAGTGGCCGGTAAATCACTAATCAAAGAGCAAATTTTGAAGAGATTCTTCAGTGATCTAGTGGCCCGCCCCGTTCATGATGCTCTATATTTGTTTTAAATTATGGCGTGTCAGGGTCAATATGTCCATATATTTAGCAATATTGAGATTGCGGTTTACCTAAAAACATGTCTAACGCGGttgccactgaagattgctagtTTAGCTGAGTTAAaacttatacacacacacaaaaagtgTAGTAATTCCAGTTATATGACTCCCAAAAGAAAAGAGAAGGTAAAATAAAGAAATGTTTTAAACGTAAGATGTGAATGTACAACTGTATAGTTACATTATGAAAATAGACAAATGGAGGAATGGTTCTGCCTTCAAATTGGGGTATGATCTATTCCTCACCTCAGTGTTGGTCCAGCTCATTTTGATACAATCATTCAACGAGTCCCGATCATGACCAGTAAAATGTTCAACGATTTTTGTTCCACTAGAAATTAAATCAAATAAACCCATTTGACGCTCCTAGCGTTTGCATAGTAAGAtactaataaaaaaataatacttACTCTAGAAGGAAAAAGACATCGACAATTTCCATTTACACTTTTCATCTAGTGATTCTTTTTTTGTGTGTGCAAAATTAGACCCATTCCAACCCATAGCATGTGTAAAATAATGTGGTTTGCTAACTTAAATTGTCATCTAGTCTAGGAGAGATATTCCGCTGCTGGTGTTAGAATTTTAAAAAATGACCTTAACTTAAAAAAGTTCGTTGGGGAGAACTTTTGTTGCCCATTATGCATAAGTTTTAACTTTTACCTATAAGACAGAAATTGTGGTCAATTGAGCAGTTCACTGCCTTGAAATATCATGAACTCCTGTCTTACAGGTAAGAGCCAGAAGTTATGCATGATGGATAATAAAAGCATTGGTTTGTTGTTCATCAGCCATAAGTTGTAGCTCTTGCCTATAAGGCAGATTTTGTGGTCAATTGAGCAGGCTCATTAAACTAGTTTATGTCCACAACTTATGCCCGATAGGCAACAAAAGCTTTGCCCAGCTAATGTTCTGAAACGGAggctatttttgaaaaaaatagttAAGCGGGATCAAAAAATCAAGACCACCCCTTACAAAGGCGGCCATTTGTGAACTTAACCCGATATTCTGTTAGTCTAACGAGTTTGTAAATTTCAAATGATTTTAGCGTTTTTTTCTGAAATTCATTTCTCAATTAACACACCTTATATGATTACCAGTGTGGACAATTTTTTGCCATCGGTTACAATCTTCTCACTAAATATCCTCGcttaaaagaagattctaaaacTACATAGGTAAATGTAAAGATCACTAGTTTCCTACTCAAGATTCACTCTGCTCTACCCCCATTCTCCCACGTAAATGGATCTCAATTAATCTTTTCCATTACTCCCTGCGAtttaaaaagagtgttcacttatcaaatcaagaaattaACTTTATTATTCCAGATTtgccttattaagtgttaagtgaccaaATCCAATATATATTTAATTGGGGGTAGTTTttatcaaattacctatttttactTAGGAATTAGTAGAGATTTTCTTAAGGAATGTGCAAATAGCTAAGCGGACATTCAACTATCAAGTCAACCCTCatccaaaaaattaaaaaaacaaaaccaATCCCACTTCAAGTATTATTTTttccccaaaaaaataaaaataaataacacCCTAGTATGTGGGCCAAAATATAGAGCCGCCATTTCATTGCAGAGACCAGAGAGACCTACGTGAATTGCAAGGAGCTAAGCGTGGCGTGACTCAATTGAATGCTCCACTGCAGGAACTCAGAAATGGTGAAATATGGCGCCTGAGCATTAATGCAACCATTTGGTCTTTTCTTGTGTAACAAATCATGATTCTATTAAATAAAAGAGACATCCTCAAAATCTTAAACTTGAAATCGTTTTGAGAATGTTTCTTGAAATGTTACACAATATCTCGTGAAAATCGTAGCAAGACCATCAGCTCCCCTTATAATACTGTATCTGGTCTCTCTTCTTCTCTCCTCTCACTTACAAGAACAAATGATACTCGTGAGGAAGAGCTCATAAATTTCACGAGTTTCTCAGACATGTCTCCAACACCCAATTTTGAGTTCTCTTCAACCCCTTCAAATACCCCATTCATTCTTCCAACAAACATGCATTCTTTTCCAAACAACCAGTATACTTTCAATGGAACCCAGTACCAAAATCTCCCTTTTCTGTCTTTCACTATGTATTGTTTCCATACAAGCTCAAGATTTGCAAACCTACATAGTTCAGTTGCACCCACATGGAGAAACTAGACCCCCCTTTAGCTCCAAACTTCAATGGCACCTTTCTTTCCTTGCAAAAACAGTTTCCTCTAGAGAAGAAGACTCGTCTTCTCGCCTTTTGTACTCGTACCATTCTGCCATGGAAGGCTTTGCAGCTCGACTCAACGAAGCTGAGCTCGAGCTTTTAAGGAAATCCAATGATGTTTTATCGATACGTGCAGAGAGGAGGCTTGAAATTCAGACTACTTATTCCTACAAGTTCTTGGGACTAAGTCCGACGGGAGAAGGAGCTTGGTTAAAGTCTGGATTTGGTCGAGGGGCGATCATTGGAGTGTTGGATACTGGAGTTTGGCCCGAAAGTCCAAGTTTTGATGATCATGGAATGCCTCCTATTCCACAGAAATGGAGAGGTATTTGCCAAGAAGGACAAGATTTCAATTCTTCTAGTTGCAATCGCAAGCTTATTGGTGCGAGGTTGTTCAGCAAAGGACATCGTGTGGCCTCAATGACATTGTCACCGGATGCAGTGGAGGAATATGTGTCACCACGGGATTCCCATGGCCATGGTACACATACAGCATCCACTGCTGGAGGAGCTGCAGTTCCAATGGCTGGTGTGCTCGGAAATGGAGCAGGGGAGGCTCGAGGGATGGCCCCCGGGGCCCACATTGCGATATATAAAGTATGCTGGTTCAGTGGTTGTTACAGCTCTGACATACTTGCAGCAATGGATGTAGCCATTAGAGATGGAGTAGACATATTGTCGCTCTCACTTGGTGGCTTCCCCATTCCACTTTATGATGATACTATTGCCATTGGTGGTTTTCGAGCCATGGAGCATGGAATCTCAGTTATATGTGCAGCAGGGAATAATGGCCCGATGCAAAGTTCAGTAGCCAACGGTGCTCCTTGGATCGCCACTATTGGTGCTAGCACACTTGACAGGAGATTTCCAGCATTAGTTCAATTAGGCAATGGTAAGTACCTGTATGGAGAATCCTTGTACCCTGGTAAGCAAGTTCCAAGGTCTCGGAAGAGCCTTGAGATCGTTTATGTCAAGGGTGGGGATAAGGAAAGTGAATTTTGCTTGAGAGGATCGCTTTCACGAGCACAAGTCCAAGGAAAAATGGTTGTATGTGATAGAGGAGTTAACGGAAGGGCAGAAAAAGGCCAGGTTGTGAAGGAGGCAGGTGGTGCTGCCATGATCCTAGCAAATACAGCAATAAATTTGGAGGAAGATTCTGTTGATGTCCATGTCCTTCCTGCAACGTTGATTGGCTTCGATGAATCAGTTCAATTAAGAAACTACCTCAACTCGACAAAAAGGCCAACAGCTCGATTCATATTTGGAGGAACAGTAATAGGAAAGTCAAGAGCACTCGCAGTAGCTCAATTTTCCTCAAGGGGGCCAAGTTATACTGATCCTTCAATTCTCAAACCTGATTTGATTGCTCCAGGGGTAAACATAATTGCCGCTTGGCCACAAAATTTAGGCCCTAGTGGCCTTCCAGAGGATTCACGAAGAGTAAATTTCACTGTTATGTCAGGGACTTCCATGGCTTGTCCTCATGTTAGTGGAATTGCCGCATTGCTCCATTCAGCTCACCCTAAATGGACTCCAGCAGCAATCAGATCCGCATTAGTGACAACTGCAGATACAACCGATCACTTGGGAAAACCGATCACGGATGGAGATGCACCGGCTAAACTTTTTGCAGCTGGAGCTGGACACGTAAATCCAGGAAGAGCAATCGATCCTGGATTGATATATGACATCCGTGTTGATGAATATATCACTCACCTTTGCACTATTGGATACAGAAATTCTGAAGTCTTCAGCATTACTCATAGGAATGTCAGTTGCCATGACATTTTACAGAAGAAAACTGGTTTCAGCCTAAATTACCCCTCAATTTCGGTAATTTTCAGGGAAGGAATGACTAGAAAGATGATCAAAAGGAGAGTGAAAAATGTGGGGAACCCTAACTCTGTTTACTCATTTGACGTTGTGGCACCCGAGGGAGTCAAAGTGAGAGTCAAACCACGTCGTCTGATATTTAAACATGCGAACCAAAGCTTAAGCTACAGAGTTTGGTTCATATCGAGGAAGAGAATCGGGTCTAAAAGGATGAGCTTTGCGGAGGGGCAATTGACATGGGTTAATGTAGGAAACAAGGACAAGAAAGTCAGGAGTCCTATTTCAGTCACATGGGCATCAATGAAGTAAAGGCTATCACCACTCTCACAACAGTAGAACCAAATATACATTGTTTTAGTCCATTAGAGGAATTTCACATCAAATTAGAACTTGATGTTAGAGCAGATACAGCTGAGAGGCAAAGATACACTTAATCTTTCCATAAAGAAGAATTGATTGATAATCATTTGAATGCAACGTGTTTTACCAAGTAGATTTGTCTCCTGAATGTTCAGAAGTATAACTCTGTCCGTTTCAATTTACTTGTCTTGCATTCCCTTTTAGTCTGtttaaaagaaagggaaaaagggtcaaatataaaCCTCTACTTCAGTTTAATGGTTAAATATATAccctccgttagtcaaagtagacaaatataccccttccgttagtcaaagtagataaatataccccttccgttaagaaagtaagcaaatatacccctcagttgACAAAATCCCCAATTCCACCATTAATTACccgatttaactttaaaaaacTCATGTCCGACCCGCCCCGACCcgtaaattaaattatttccacCCAAATATGCCCACCACCACTACAACCGACCCAACACAATAACCACCACCACCGCCACCACTGTTTAGCACTCCCCCTTCCCCCTTACCCCCTAAACAGTTCCGACAATAATGGTAAGCTTCTCTACCACTATTTTTCCTTCATTCTCTTTTTTTATCCACCTTGGACCTTAGTTATTGAAAAGTTAAAGAAAAAATGAGAAGAAGTCCTGATGTTTTTCCTGGAAACAAACAAGGAAGTACAAAATAAAAAgattaaagaaaaaatagaaaaaggtaaaagaaagagaaaggagaATATTACAGAAGAATTTCATGCAATTCGGTTTCGTCAATTTGGGGTTGATAGATTCATTCTTCGTTATTGTGACTGGTTTTCTATACATTCTTTTTACACATTCGGTGGTAGCGGTGGTGGTGGAAGTGGTTGTGGTGGTTGTGTTGGGTCGGTTGTAGTGGTGGTGGGTATATTTGGGTAGAAAGAATTTAATTTGTGGGTCGGGGCGGGTTGGGCATGGGTTTTTTTAAGTTAAATCGGGTAATTAATGGTGGAATTGTGAATTTTGTcaactgaggggtatatttg includes these proteins:
- the LOC132610380 gene encoding xyloglucan galactosyltransferase MUR3, whose translation is MRRRSPTSECSDDSMEKGLGKNHHPRVCLLASLSGLFWFLLLYFHFVILGGNHVQDSPSLDPIFLNSQSKITPQSNPINRATIGSAKVETRAKKAQPPVIQPVIRDNSTRRRRDPESYSFMRALRTVENKSDPCGGRYIYVHDLPPRFNEDMLKECKTLSPWTNMCKFTANAGLGPQMENADGVFSNTGWYATNQFAVDVIFGNRMKQYECLTNDSSLAAAIFVPFYAGFDIARYLWGYNTSMRDAASVDLLDWLQKRPEWNIMGGKDHFLVAGRITWDFRRLDSDWGNKLLLLPAARNMSMLVVESSPWSANDFGIPYPTYFHPAKDDEVFVWQDRMRKLERKWLFCFAGGPRPGNPKSIRGQIIDQCKESKVCELLKCGQSGESKCHSPSSIMKMFQSTLFCLQPQGDSYTRRSAFDAMLAGCIPVFFHPASAYTQYTWHLPKNYSSFSVFISENDVRKKNISIEERLSQIPPEKVKEMREAVISMIPRLIYADPRSKLETLKDAFDVSVQAIIEKVTKLRKDIIEDRKDDNFIEELSWKYALLDEGQTQIGAHEWDPFFEKPKDGSAESDNSSAEAAKNSWKNEQGQHS
- the LOC132610842 gene encoding subtilisin-like protease SBT1.2 — its product is MEPSTKISLFCLSLCIVSIQAQDLQTYIVQLHPHGETRPPFSSKLQWHLSFLAKTVSSREEDSSSRLLYSYHSAMEGFAARLNEAELELLRKSNDVLSIRAERRLEIQTTYSYKFLGLSPTGEGAWLKSGFGRGAIIGVLDTGVWPESPSFDDHGMPPIPQKWRGICQEGQDFNSSSCNRKLIGARLFSKGHRVASMTLSPDAVEEYVSPRDSHGHGTHTASTAGGAAVPMAGVLGNGAGEARGMAPGAHIAIYKVCWFSGCYSSDILAAMDVAIRDGVDILSLSLGGFPIPLYDDTIAIGGFRAMEHGISVICAAGNNGPMQSSVANGAPWIATIGASTLDRRFPALVQLGNGKYLYGESLYPGKQVPRSRKSLEIVYVKGGDKESEFCLRGSLSRAQVQGKMVVCDRGVNGRAEKGQVVKEAGGAAMILANTAINLEEDSVDVHVLPATLIGFDESVQLRNYLNSTKRPTARFIFGGTVIGKSRALAVAQFSSRGPSYTDPSILKPDLIAPGVNIIAAWPQNLGPSGLPEDSRRVNFTVMSGTSMACPHVSGIAALLHSAHPKWTPAAIRSALVTTADTTDHLGKPITDGDAPAKLFAAGAGHVNPGRAIDPGLIYDIRVDEYITHLCTIGYRNSEVFSITHRNVSCHDILQKKTGFSLNYPSISVIFREGMTRKMIKRRVKNVGNPNSVYSFDVVAPEGVKVRVKPRRLIFKHANQSLSYRVWFISRKRIGSKRMSFAEGQLTWVNVGNKDKKVRSPISVTWASMK